CAGGCATATTAATGTAGTACTTTTTaaattggggagggggggaggagccATTCAGAGCCCTTCCCTAGAAGTTTGGAAATTGGCACCAGAGAAGGCAACTCTCAGGCCCTCTATGGTGGTGAAATCGGGAGGTATAACTGTTTTGTCTCATGTGGAGAAAAGCAGACCAGAGATTGCATAGAAAAGTAGATGAAGCAGAGCCCTGATGAGGTTTAAGTTTCTGGTTTCAGTGTTACCCTTGATGCTAGCTGCACCTTTTACCTTCTCATGGTGACATGAGCTTTCTAATAAATTCCTCTTTTTCCCTAAGCTGTTGAGATGGAGTTTCTGCCTGTGCAACTAAGAGATCTGATTCATATAGTTTTGGAGCTTCAAAGGCATCTATGCACTGGTCTGTTTCTGACTCTCCAAGCTAGGAAAGAGTATAACAAAGTTTCCTTTTAGTCAGTTTGGGGAACTATCAAATTTCTAGCAGACTCTCAAACTGGTAATGTGTCAATACATCATCTTTCCAAAGGGAAAGAGGCCCAACGTTTCTTTTTGAAACAGATCTGTTTAAACATTCACTTtccacatcaaactaaaactgAAGGAAACAAAGCAGGGACCACATAATATACAGAAGAAACATACTACCTAAAATTGCCAAACACTTGAATAATAAATGCACAAACTAGGGGACTGAAGGAGTAAGGTGTGATTCATAACCTGAAATATTACTTActaattaaaagtgaaaattttatgaTGACTAAGAAAATTCATAAAATGCTTAAGATACTCCGtcaagagaaaaggcaaaaaaatttttaaaaatcacatgtgaTTACAACTATGAATACCTAATTCATAGATCTAAAAGATAATATATGTTTAGGCTACCCCAGCAGCCTGGCAACACATTAAAGGCATTACACGGGTGCTCCCTTTCTGCTCCAGCCTCGTCTTGAAGTACTTCAGTCTATCTGCTTCTCATGCCTGGTTATTGTCTTCACCTCTCAAAAAATTAGCTTTGTAATTTCTGTTTCTGGCCTTTTCTTgcattctttatcttttttatactTGACTCATACCCTGTGATTCACAGATATTGACAGCCTTGATTTCCCCAGCTTCAGCTCaccatttgggttttttctacACTTGTCCTATCCCATCTAAATGCATCAGGTCAAACAGGTAGGGCCCTCAAATTATATACAACTGAAACTTGAGTATGTTTGAGTCTTAGGATAAtgggtaatatttttttcttctttccagacTTTCCTGTTCCAGTACCATtgcagtaaacattttttttaagtcgaaATTTGtatttgacatacaatattatattagtttcaagtgtattacataatgatttgatgtttgTATACACTATGAAATCAcaacaataagtctagtaaccatctgtccccatacaaagttattacaatattattgaccatattccttatgctgtacattacatccttatgatttattttttacataactGGAGGTTTGTTCCTCTTAATCCCCGTTCGCCTATTTCACGCCCCTTCCATTCTGGCAACCactcatttgttctctgtatctgtgaatctgttttcattttgttttgtttgtttgtttttggagtccacatataattgagatcatacagtatttgtctttctctgtctgacttatttcatttagcataagaccctctagatccatccatgttgttaaaaatggtaagattttatttatttttttatggctgagtatattctatgtatgtatgtgtatgtgtgtgtatatatatatacacacaccttgtttaatatacacacacacacacacacacacacaccacatcttctttatccatttgtctatccaTGGGCACTTATCTTGGCTGTTTGTAAATAATGaggcagtgaacattggagtatatatatcttttcaaattagtgtctttgttttctttgggtaaatactcagaggtgaaattactggatcatatggtggttctatttttaatttttttaaagaacctccatactattttccatagtggctgcaccaatttacaatcccaccaatagtgcatgaAGGTTcctgatgatagctattctgacaggtacAGTAAGCATTTTAAAGACAATAACAATAAGCTTTTTCTCATCTCTGCCAAGAGTGGCACTTAATGGTGATTCTGTAGAACTGCATTTTTTCAGCTTcacattaacaacaaaagatgCTGCTTATTAGTACCCTAGCAGTTTTGCATTTATAACATAGCAGTTCAGTATATGTATGCCAGGTATTAATCTACCTGGGAATAGAAGCCACCTCATGGAGTTAGCTGCCCAGAAATTATACAGGCCCTATAGATGTTCCATTGTACACTTGGGGCTCATGTTTAATTCCCCATAGgattttaggtttattttcttttcctaataccGGATCTAGTCTGGACAATAATTCTTAGACAGTGAGCATTTGCACCTACTGCTGAATCTTGATGTCTTTGGGCATTGTAGCATGTCTTATACATTTCACTGCTATCTTCATTTCCTtgggctgccttaacaaagtaGCACAAACTGAGTGGTTTCAACCACAAAAATGTATTACCACACAGTTtaggaggctagaagtccaggatcaaggtgctggcaggattggttccttctgacgGCTGTGAGGAGGAATCTGTCCCATGCttgtctcccagcttctggtgattAGCTGACAAACTTTGGTGTTTCTTGACTTCTAGAAGCATCACCCTGATTTCGGCCTTCATCTTCATatggcattctccctgtatgccagtctgtctccaaatttcccctttttatatgaACACCATTcgcattggattagggcccaccctagtgatctcaacttaactaattacatctgcaatgaacctatttccaaataacgtcacattctgaagtactggatgttaagacttcaacataagaatgggcggggggtggggcacaattcaacccataataacCACGTATCTCATTATAACTCCAGACTTTATTTCTGCCATGTTGGTGTCAGGCTTAGCCATGAAattgctttggccaataaaatgtgaGTAGAAGTGATGTGTCTGCATCTAAGcagaaactttttaaagaattttttccttctgccatGAAACTAGCCATATTCCAGATAGAGGCTATTTCATCAGCCTGTGTCTCAAGAGTTAGAGTGACATGGAACAGAGCAACAGCTAACTTTCAGGGAATATGTAGTACGAGAAGGAAATAACCCCTTATGATTTTAAGCAACCAAGACTTTGGGGTCATGTGTTACTGAAGCATTAACTTAAGGTAGCTGACACCATAAGTTCACTCctaatgtgtgggtttttttcattcattcatcagatatttattaaaagcttgctatgtgctaggcatagCACTGTGTGTTGGACActctgatggttaattttatctgTCAACTTGCCTAGGCCACactacccagatatttggtcaaacaccagtctagattgtttctgtgaagatatttttcagGTGAGATTAACGTTTCAATCAGTAGACTTTTAAGTAAAGCaaattaccctccataatgtgggtggccTTGATTCAGTCAGCTAAaggctgtaagaaaaaaaagactgaggttcccccaggaagagggaattctgcctccaCACTGCCTTCAGACTCGAGCTGCAACATGAGCTCTTccttgggtctccagcctgctggagCTCTGCAGATTTTGAACTTGCCAGCTCCCACAAATCTCATGAGccaattcctagaaataaatcactatatatatatatgcacatcctattggttcagtttctctggagaaatccGATTAACACAAAGTCAGTGAACAGTGAACAACCTAGAAATAGTCCTCATAGAGCTTATAGTCTAAGGAAGAATACAgactaataaacagaaaaaaagacaatgttaTGTAGTAAATGCTGGGAATGCTTCATGTCATAGGAACACATAGGAGGAGCATCTAACCATGACTTGGGGAATCAGAGAAGACTCTCTGGAGGAAATGAAGTCTAACTTGAGAACTGAAGGTGGCAGGTGGAATAGGAGTTAGCCAAGTGAAGGGACGAGGTTGTGGAGACCAGGGCTTAGATCGAATTCAGAACATGCATTCTTAACAGGGGCATTATTGCCCCCAAGACGGAGAAACTGGTGCTTGGCAGGTGAACTTGGTTATTACAATGTTTTGTGATCATCCAAAGCTCAACTCTATCCGACAAAATCTTATTCCTTAATATTTAATGAGGGAGCGGGGGAGAcatgattagaaaaaaatgtctaaaaagtctccatggttgggggagggggtgcacGGTGGTGACAAAAAGAAGAGGCTGAGAAACATTGGTGTAGAAAGACCTTTTGGGTAAGGGAAGGATCACATGTGGAGCTTGTGAGAGAAGACTATAGCATATTTAACAGGTCAGAATGGTTGAGGCATACAGTGGGAAGGAacagagaggcacagagagtcgTGGGAGAAGAGGCTCATCTAGacacaaatgttaaagaaaattaaatctgaaaaatgCATTTTGACTGCAATTATCCAAATATTTTAGGTGAAATTGGACTTTGTGTCTAAATTATCTACTGTAGACTATGCTCACTTTTATATATGAATTTCTACTTTGTGTTTGTAGTCATAGATTAAATGAATCATTAACTTTAAACATGTTTTAGAGATGACAAAGAACAACTGTTAGAATACCTTTTCTATCTTTCTcagagttttagttttataattgTAGTCTCTATAACAGCATCATGTTCAGGTGGGCATTTAATCATTAGGCTGTTCTGGAAGGCACATTAACCTCTGGAGAATTTGCGTGTGATTTACTTCACTGGAgtttcaaagattaaaaatatgagagtaaaaagatatttttcttggtTCCATTATTGGGAATAGAATGAGAACAATGGTCTGTTTAATAACCATTATCATTATCTCCCTCCCAGATggaattaaaattactttaatattCTATTAggaaaatctttgcaaaaatgctgccaatcttttttttttttttaatttccagcaGCTTGGCAACAATGAACTCAAAACTAATTCAGTGCTTTTGAGAGATAATATAAACTTAATTTTAGACTCTAAAGAACTAAAAAATTGCGTGCTCTTCcataattttagcttttaatattttatacccCAGCCCTAACTTGCTTGATGTGAGTAGACCTGACCTAAATGTCTAATATACTTTTTTAAGAGACAGCATTCTAGTAATCAAAGGTCTTGTTAAGTAAAAGACAGTATGCAGAAACAGTACTGAATATGTGTTCTGAAGTCACACtacctgggttcacatcctgaGTTGAATCTGTTTGGGTTTAAATGCTACTAGCTTTCGTGAATTGGGCAGATGTAAAGTTACATGATCTTATCCTCTGTGTACCTCactttcctcatgtgtaaatTATGGCGCATAATAGAACCACTACATAGAGttgttgtaaatattaaatgagttaattatttaagacacttagaacagtgcctggtacatacttAGTACCCAATAATGTtacctactattattattatttagaactCCTTATTAAGTAGTTTTAAAACCATTTGTTTTGGTGCTTCCTGTATGCCATACAAGGAACTTAATTGTGAAACTGTTAGTACACCTGACCTAAAATGATCTTCACAGCATGACtcgagtatttatttatttatttagatgttttgttgcaccaggtcttagttgcagctcacagcctccttagttgcagctcgctggctccttagttgtggtacgtgggctccttagttgtggcatgcgaactcttagctgtggtatgcgggatttttagttgcagcatgcatgtgggatctagttccctgaccacttagaacagtgcctggtacatacttAGTACCCAATAATGTtacctactattattattatttagaactCCTTATTAAGTAGTTTTAAAACCATTTGTTTTGGTGCTTCCTGTATGCCATACAAGGAACTTAATTGTGAAACTGTTAGTACACCTGACCTAAAATGATCTTCACAGCATGACtcgagtatttatttatttatttagatgttttgttgcaccaggtcttagttgcagctcacagcctccttagttgcagctcgctggctccttagttgtggtacgtgggctccttagttgtggcatgcgaactcttagctgtggtatgcgggatttttagttgcagcatgcatgtgggatctagttccctgaccagggatcaaacccaggccccctgcattgggagtgcggagtcttatccactgcaccgccagggaagtcccctcaagatatttctttaaactgactttttttagtatcattattGTTCTCTTCAGTATATTTCAGGCctttaaattgatttattttttaggcTAGGgtgatatttttgttcttatgTGAGAAGATAAACATCTAAGGTTCATAAGGAAAAACACTCCTTAGAGCAGTAGGTGGGAGATGAATTCCTCTTCGGAACTTTGTATTGGCGTCTAGAATTTATCTCTACAGTACTGCTTTTTCCATGGTGCCAATAGGGAAAAGCAAGAGTTACCCATGATCTTCtggcatttttgttttgattaaagaaattttaaaacccttTCAATATTTATATCTTTCAGCAAATGTCTCTGAAATTCAAAAATGCAAAACGAATTGAAGGCCTTGATAGCAATGTGTGGTGAGTACGTTAGAATAAACGATAATCATTGGGTGAAGTTTTTTTCCTCCACATGTTTATATCCTTATTTGGGAATTTTTAGCTTTATCTATAGTCTATAAATAAAACCACTTATTTTAATTCATCCATTCAgtggaaatggaaggaaataatgatTCATACACTGATTTATTCACTTAGCAAATGTGCCAGGTCCTGAGCTAGGCACTGGAAATGGACAGAGAAAATGACAGATTGGGTGGATGCCCTTGTGGAACTCACCTTCTAATCCATCAACTTTTCCTATTAGCGCTCCTTTCTAATGGTTGATAAGAGAACCTGGCAGCAGatgattgagaaaaaaatatatatgattaaaatatgGGTATCATGGAACTGAGATTTGTAAGAAACATTAAGTTCACCAGTTCAGCCATCATTTTTCCAGGTAAAGTCATTTTGTAGACGGTAAAATTTTTGTCGTGAACTCATTAACTTTTTTTGATCTGTAAGACTAAACTAAgtcttatttttcagtttttaaagactATGAGGTATAAACAGCtaactttgttattttaatacttactaatattagtattttttatCTTAGGATTGAATTTACCAAGTTGGCTGCAGACCCCTCTGTTGTGAATCTTGGCCAAGGCCTTCCAGATATATCCCCTCCTGTATATGTAAAGGAAGAATTATCAAAGATTGCAGCAATTGATAGTCTGAATCAGTACACACGGGGCTTTGTAAGTATATGAGGACTATGTGAGGTGTGAGCttgtattttatattgtattGTGCTTCTCCATAATTGGCTTTCTAGAACCAACTGTCCCAACTTGATAACCAGAGGAACACCCACCCTTACTCTTATCTCCTAGGATGAGCTGTCCCCTACTTCCAGCTTCTCCACAGTCCTGTCTTGGCCTTTCCTTTACCATTGTTCCAGGATGGGGTCCTACGACAAGCAGGGAAGGAGAATATTCACTTTAGACatgttttctctccctttcaaACTTATGCAGCCTCAGCACTGGCTTCTTACTTAATATTCTCTATTTCCAACTagttactttctttctttctacctcaGCACAACCTCCATCTTTCTGTGGTGGAATGCCTAGGATATCCAGAGATTTCATAGATTCTACTAAAAAAAACTTACCACAAGTCTTCATGACCATTCATGCAGCAACCctctgaaaataggaaaaattttttttaatttattgccatttaaaaatacaaattggaaaattatAAAACCCAGATGTTAAAAATTCTTACATTTTAGAGCCAAACTATCTCAAAGAAGTAGGTCCCATAATTAAATTAAaggttttgttcttccttttactCAACAGGGTCATCCATCACTTGTGAAAGCTCTGTCCTGCCTATATGAAAAGTTTTATCAAAATCAAATAAATCCAAATAAAGAAATCCTTGTGACAGTAGGAGCATATGGATCTCTTTTTAATGCCATTCAAGGATTAATTGATGAGGGAGATGAAGTAAGTATATTAACATTATCATGTTGCCTATATTAATCACTATCATTtgtcctgcttttatttttacttattttatgctcttttttatttgaattatttttgaagtataatgtATGTGCAGTCAAGTTCGCAAATGTTAAGTACAACTTAGTAAAtgtttacatgtatatgtgtatgtatgtctcCATGTAACCACAAACCAGATGAAGATATAGTACAGTTCCAGCAACCCAGACGGTTCCCTTTTGCCCCTTCGTAGTCTGTATTCTTCCAGAGGTAACCACTCTTCTGTGTTCTGTCACCATAGGTTCATTTTGCCAGCTCTTTAACTTGAtataatagaatcatacagtatgtactcttgaGTCTGGCATCTCTCATTTATCATTTTGTCTGTGAGATGCATCCATTTTGTTGCATGtcatttattcttatatttacaGCCTATTTAGATAAGGGAAGGTAAAAGGGGCTAGCAGTGATGTGGGAAAATGAATCTTAGTTTTCACTGCTAAAATAACCTTTAAACTGAACTCAGTCAACAAGTATTTGGTCCCTGTCTTTTTGTACTCTGTATTGTTAGCAGCACCGTGTGAGGGATGTATAACAAGAAGGCTGAGTGATTTCTTTATTTAGTGATGTGATATAAAACCCACTTTGGCGCTGACCTCAGTCAGCTCTGCCCCTAATTCCCCATTATCATTCCAATACCCCTGCTTCAGTATTTCCTcacctctttcatttattcagaatTTATTGAGGATACGCTAGACATTGtgggagagaattttaaaagacgGTTTCTGCATGGAAGGGGTTCCCTGTTTAGTAGAGGAGATTGACTTGTAAACAGATGAGGAGGAATGCAATGCTATAGGCGGTGGTGGGGAATGTATAAGTTACCATGGcgacaagaggaagaagtgatCAACTCTGCTAATGGAAAGCTCTAGAGAGGTGTTGGTTAAGCCGGGTGTGAAGAAAGAATATTTGCCGTGATCTGTATTGTTAATTCCTTTCTTTGAACTCTCCCCCCACTTTATCTGtacctcctttatgaaagatacCTGTTACTTTGTGTTACATTATCCTTTTACATCTCAATTCACTCTACTATACCAAACAATAAGTTACTTAAGGAGACATGGTAAGGAAGTACAGTCATACTTTCATATACGTAATCTCCTTTATTCCTATAAAATAGTTGAAAGTTTTATTTGAGACTTTGGTGTTGTTACTCCTTTGTTGCTTCCTCCATCTCTGCACTTTATTGGTGTGTCCCAAGGCTCAGCCCTTGGCCTTCTTTCCTCTATTCTTTCTTCCCTGATCATCTTATCTAATATTCTGAAACCACACACACCACTTTCCATCATATTGACCTACTATTTTCCTTATAGTATTTATTACTCTCTGAAATTAGCTGATTTACGtccttgttttcttatttattataaatgtctTGCAGGAGAATGTAAGTTCCAGGAAAACTAGTTTATTGCTATAGAGCTAGCACCTGAAATagtgagtgctcagtaaatattcttcaaaaagagAGGGgaattattttcattgtaaaaataaggaaatttcagGGAAGCATGTTAAGTATATTCTTCAGTTCCACCTCGCTGCCTTCCCAATTTACTTTCCTTCATTGAGCTCTCACTtcataccaggcactgtttctCACCAGGGCTACAAAGATGGGTCATCTTAGTCCCTAAGAATTTCATAGTCTAATTAAGAACTTGGGGAAAAGATTCATTCCTGGCTCATTTCTGTGTCTTCCACAGTACCCAACACCTAACATAGCACGTTGTATAGGAACTACTCAGTGTGAGTTGGATGACTAGTACAAACAAAGGGGCTTTAGAATATAAGGGCCTCCTATGAGAGGCCTCCAATGAGAAAGGCCTTGAAAAAGAAGTACAAGCAGTAAAAAGTGCAAATTTAGGGTGATAATTAGGTACCATGAATTTAACCAACACAAACTTAAATGCGGCAGTTTAGTGTAGActtgtaaaattataaattgttgCCAGATTTTTCACAAACAGTTTgactatatatataaagtacCATAAAACATGTTTATACCCTTTAGTCTAGCAGTAGCAATCATGtgaatttattcagcaaatgattttaaaatggagatactatGCATAGTCACAAGTGAACATTGCACTGTTATTTATACAAGCAAACTATAACAAAATTATTCTAGAATTCAATAGACTCTcaaatagcctttaaaataataagtgctaaaactaaataatattaaaatttttgtgaaatatttctaagtttaaaaaagatacaaaaatcaaatgTGTACAATGGATATAAATTATGTGTTCAAACCCTCcttatagaaaagcaaaaagttaGAAATGCTAGGTCCAGGCTGGCATACTGCAGAAGGAATACCGACTGGACAAGTTAGTCTGGCCCACTGACCTGAAAGCCAGGCTATGAGTGATTGAGAGAGAGCCTGTAGGAGAAAAGGAACAGGGAGTATATCTCAAGGGGCTAGGAAAAAAGGATCCAGATATAAGTCATCTGGAGGGAAATTGTGGTTATCAGATGTTAGCAGTAGCATCCTAACTGTCTACCTGCATACGCTTTTTGTTTGGGGATGCTTTTGAGAAACGACAAACGTCTTTACTTTCAGGATAATACTTATAAATTAGTACTCCACAGCGGAGAGCATCAGTTGCAGTGCTCTCTTTCCTTATGGTCTTGCTCTGCCACTgatcatttattttctgatttgaaatTTAAACTCAGTGTTTTTGGCTGGAACATCCCCTTGAGAATGTGATGAGAGCTATGACCCCTTTCCCCAGAAAAATATACCTATGCATGTAGAAAATTGTACATACAATTCCAAGGGTCCCACTGCAAGCCTATCCACAGATCTCCCTAAGAGATCAAGGGCTCCAATGAAGGACCTCGACAAGTTTATCCCCAAGGTCTTTTTCACTCAGATGTGGGAAGACAAAGCCTGTTTTCTACACTGCTGCATCTCAGCATGTAGTatagtgccttgcacatagtaggtacacaatatttgttaaatggattaATGATTGATATGTTGTGTTATTTGGTTTTATTCCAGGTCATAGTGATAGTGCCTTTCTATGACTGCTATGAGCCCATGGTGAGAATGGCTGGAGCAATACCTGTTTTTATTCCCCTGAGATCTGTAAGTTTGCCCCTATGATTCACATGTTTTAAGAAGTTTTGTAAATACCATTACTTTGTTGCCAGTAAAGTTCCTACTTTGATTACATTTTGGGATTTACTATATATCTCTACTATGACTGAAGGTAACAACTTTAAGGGGGGATCTTTTATTACTTTATCTTGTGTTTGCACGTCTGTCTGTTGTATCAGCGTCTACATTGTATGTAATACTATTTTTTGTGATTATGTGTCTCCCCTACTGACTGAGCACCACCAGGTTAGAAACCATTTCTGACTCACTTTTATAGCTCTGGTCCCCAGTGACTAACAGTGCAGGGTATATgctgggtgctcaataaatgcttattgaattctgaatgaagtaattttttttaaaattctgcttttatctttaggAATACAGTATAGTaccattgtctttttaaaattttcatcaaaataagTGACACAAGGTGAATCACAGAATCTTCTATTAGCCTTATAGTATCAGATGTGTTAACCATAGTTACAGCTGGCTCCTTTGAAGGAATATAGGCACTTTCACAGCCGTTAATGTTGACAGAGTTCATGTTTCCAGTTAACAGGTATGAGCATGGAACTCACATCCTGTTGGGCTCTTAAGGCAGAGTAAAGCTTAGttattcctatttcttttctttgtttgtcaTCTATTCAGTTACCTTTGCCATgcctttctctacttttttttccttgttaggttatttatttgtaGGACAGCAAATATGAATTAACTGAATTAAATCACATCTTCATTCTTCATGCTTAGAAACTTGTTGATGGGAAAAAATGGTCTAGTTCTGACTGGACATTAGATCCTCAAGAACTGGCAAGCAAATTTAATTCCAAAACCAAAGCTATAATACTAAATACTCCACATAACCCCCTTGGCAAGGTGAGTCTTTGATCTCTTTATACAGTCTTCTGGTCCATCATTTTCTCACATGTTGAATAATTGGCTctcctcctttgtttcctttcataTGTGTAGGTGTATACCAAAGAGGAACTCCAAGTAATCGCTGACCTTTGCATCAAATATGACACACTCTGCATCAGTGATGAGGTTTATGAATGGCTTGTATATACtggaaataagcattttaaaataggtACCAATTATTACATAGAGTCACAAATCTAAATGTGTTTGGGCACATGTGGAACATCTGATTGGAAAGGATCCCAGAAGAGCTTTAAAATAGTCTTTGTAATGGGTAAATGTCTGTGAGCGCTTAAAAATGGGCCTTGAATGAATGATGCCTGAGTGAATTTATGAGCAGATTGAAGGACAAGCAGTACAAACTTAGGAGACGAGATTTTGGATCACACTATAAAACTATGAAACCAGAGAAGTAGTACTTTTGcctttattcttagtttttttcaaGAATCTAGCTATTACTTGGCATATAAGACACAGGGAACTTAATTCTTCTTGAACTGGTCTGTTCCTGCTGAGCAGGTTGCCAAAATGCCAGGTCAACAGGAAAACATTGTCATGACAGTAAGGTATTGCTGCGTGGCCCTTGCCTGGAATTTCACTATTACTACTAGGCCATCTCACAAAAGCCACAGTGTCTTCTGAGGTAATCCAAACTTATATCAACTGTAGGGTTATAAACTGGGCTGCAACCTTTGGGTCTTTGCACTTGCCCTACCTATACCTGGAAACACTTTTTACCAGATATCCAAATGGCTCAGTCTGTCACCTCTCTGGGGTCTTTATTCAGTTGTCAAATTTGATGACCACAACATTTAAGATAGTTACACCTCTCCTTCCAgcattttctttgtcctttttctgttctgttttgttttttcctctataACAAATATCAGGatctatatattttacttctaacCTGCAAGAAggtaggaatttttaaatgttttggtcTCTTCTGACTC
This genomic interval from Physeter macrocephalus isolate SW-GA chromosome 4, ASM283717v5, whole genome shotgun sequence contains the following:
- the KYAT3 gene encoding kynurenine--oxoglutarate transaminase 3 isoform X1 translates to MFLAQGRLCTLGSRPKFLKTICASKILGFSTSAQMSLKFKNAKRIEGLDSNVWIEFTKLAADPSVVNLGQGLPDISPPVYVKEELSKIAAIDSLNQYTRGFGHPSLVKALSCLYEKFYQNQINPNKEILVTVGAYGSLFNAIQGLIDEGDEVIVIVPFYDCYEPMVRMAGAIPVFIPLRSKLVDGKKWSSSDWTLDPQELASKFNSKTKAIILNTPHNPLGKVYTKEELQVIADLCIKYDTLCISDEVYEWLVYTGNKHFKIATFPGMWERTITIGSAGKTFSVTGWKLGWSIGPKHLIKHLQTVQQNTVYTCATPLQEALAQALWIDIKRMDDPECYFNSLPKELEVKRNRMVHLLESVGLKPIVPDGGYFIIADVSLLDTDLSDMKNSNEPYDYKFVKWMTKNKKLSAIPVSAFCNAETKLQFEKFVRFCFIKKDSTLDAAEEIIKAWSRQKF
- the KYAT3 gene encoding kynurenine--oxoglutarate transaminase 3 isoform X2 — its product is MSLKFKNAKRIEGLDSNVWIEFTKLAADPSVVNLGQGLPDISPPVYVKEELSKIAAIDSLNQYTRGFGHPSLVKALSCLYEKFYQNQINPNKEILVTVGAYGSLFNAIQGLIDEGDEVIVIVPFYDCYEPMVRMAGAIPVFIPLRSKLVDGKKWSSSDWTLDPQELASKFNSKTKAIILNTPHNPLGKVYTKEELQVIADLCIKYDTLCISDEVYEWLVYTGNKHFKIATFPGMWERTITIGSAGKTFSVTGWKLGWSIGPKHLIKHLQTVQQNTVYTCATPLQEALAQALWIDIKRMDDPECYFNSLPKELEVKRNRMVHLLESVGLKPIVPDGGYFIIADVSLLDTDLSDMKNSNEPYDYKFVKWMTKNKKLSAIPVSAFCNAETKLQFEKFVRFCFIKKDSTLDAAEEIIKAWSRQKF